In Vibrio bathopelagicus, the following are encoded in one genomic region:
- a CDS encoding BCCT family transporter, with translation MKNSFALIDKPTFFGAIALLLTIIFPLIMFPTQGADWIAVAKTFMTDQLGFLYLALGLAACAFMVYVVFSDMGQIKLGEADEEPEFKTASWAAMLFCGGIGASILYWGCIEWAYYYQSPPFQLEPGSEEAVRWAATYGLFHWGPIAWSIYLIPAIPIAYFFYVRKQPVLKISSALMPVLGEHHSRGVAGKVVDILFIFGLLGGAATTLGLAAPLITEGLNHLFGLPKNNVTQVMVLLVCTAIFAYSSYAGLEKGIKILSNINFWGAMGLLIFVLIAGPTIFMLETGLDSIGRLLSNFFVMATWAEPFGGYGTFENTHFPQDWTIFYWAWWLVFAPSMGLFVARISRGRTIKQMVSGSIFFGSLGCFLFFMILGNYGLSLQLSGELDVVAILNEEGATKAIFSMLAQLPMSTLVIAVFTLLCIIFTATTFDSISYILASVVQNNVTEEPMRWNRMFWAFTLSFLPTILMFLGGLSTLQTAAIVGGLPLLAISVMLMISAVRATSLDLRHQESYIEPTINIEELPDMDPWSAEGMALAQFEKEKDAAQDAAELEREAYKALADVKKEIRAYVLEQGAQMETHELPENLQQALEQAENNLSTAQAKKVELSEQAQKARVAFNQVVAELPLA, from the coding sequence GTGAAAAACTCTTTTGCGCTTATTGATAAGCCAACCTTTTTTGGTGCGATAGCACTCCTACTCACGATCATCTTCCCGCTAATTATGTTCCCAACTCAAGGGGCAGACTGGATTGCGGTAGCTAAAACCTTTATGACGGATCAACTTGGTTTCTTATACCTGGCGCTTGGACTCGCAGCTTGTGCCTTCATGGTTTACGTTGTGTTCAGTGACATGGGACAAATTAAACTGGGTGAAGCCGATGAAGAACCTGAGTTCAAAACCGCATCGTGGGCAGCAATGCTTTTCTGTGGGGGTATCGGGGCAAGTATCTTGTACTGGGGTTGTATTGAGTGGGCTTACTACTATCAATCACCACCTTTCCAACTAGAACCTGGCAGTGAAGAAGCCGTTCGTTGGGCTGCGACCTATGGTTTATTCCACTGGGGTCCAATTGCTTGGTCTATTTACCTAATCCCTGCGATTCCTATTGCCTACTTTTTCTATGTACGTAAACAACCTGTACTAAAAATTTCTAGCGCATTGATGCCAGTATTGGGTGAGCACCATAGCCGCGGTGTTGCGGGTAAAGTTGTAGATATCCTATTCATCTTTGGTCTATTAGGTGGCGCTGCGACAACGTTAGGTTTAGCTGCCCCTCTTATTACTGAAGGTCTTAACCACCTATTCGGCTTGCCAAAAAATAACGTAACTCAAGTTATGGTGCTTCTGGTTTGTACTGCGATATTCGCGTACTCATCGTATGCGGGCTTAGAAAAAGGCATCAAGATCCTCAGCAACATCAATTTCTGGGGCGCAATGGGACTATTGATATTTGTCCTGATCGCTGGCCCAACGATTTTCATGCTTGAAACAGGCTTAGACTCGATTGGTCGCCTATTGTCTAACTTCTTCGTGATGGCAACATGGGCTGAACCATTCGGCGGCTACGGTACGTTTGAAAACACACATTTCCCACAAGATTGGACTATTTTCTACTGGGCGTGGTGGCTAGTTTTCGCACCGAGCATGGGTCTGTTTGTTGCGCGTATCTCTCGCGGCAGAACCATTAAACAAATGGTGTCAGGCTCTATCTTCTTTGGTTCATTAGGCTGTTTCTTATTCTTCATGATCTTAGGTAACTACGGTTTATCCCTGCAGTTATCTGGTGAACTCGATGTCGTCGCAATCCTAAACGAAGAAGGCGCAACCAAGGCTATCTTCTCGATGCTGGCACAACTGCCAATGAGCACATTAGTGATCGCTGTGTTCACCTTGCTGTGTATTATTTTCACTGCAACAACGTTCGACTCGATTTCTTACATTCTGGCGTCAGTAGTACAAAACAACGTAACGGAAGAGCCAATGCGTTGGAACCGAATGTTCTGGGCATTTACCCTATCATTCCTACCGACGATTCTAATGTTCCTTGGTGGTTTAAGTACGCTTCAAACTGCTGCAATTGTCGGTGGCTTACCGCTACTGGCTATCTCTGTGATGTTGATGATCTCAGCTGTTCGTGCAACGAGCCTCGATTTGCGTCACCAAGAGAGTTACATCGAACCAACGATCAACATCGAAGAGCTGCCAGACATGGATCCATGGTCGGCAGAAGGTATGGCGTTGGCACAATTTGAGAAAGAAAAAGACGCAGCACAAGATGCAGCAGAACTTGAACGTGAAGCTTATAAAGCCCTTGCCGATGTGAAGAAAGAAATCCGCGCTTATGTTCTTGAACAGGGTGCCCAAATGGAAACACATGAGCTTCCTGAAAACCTACAACAAGCACTTGAGCAGGCTGAAAACAACCTAAGCACTGCTCAAGCGAAAAAAGTTGAGTTATC